ACCATGCGCAACTCCGACGACTGCTACTGCGCCACGCAGCACTCGTTCATCCCGGACATGCAGCAGCTCCTGCAGGGCCTCCGCGAACACAGTGACCAGCCGGTAGTGCTCGGTGGCGCGGGCTACTCCGCCGCGCCGGAGGCCATCCTGGAACTGACCGGCGCCGAGTACGGGGTGGTGGGCGATGGGGAAGAGGCGCTGCCCAAGCTGGCGGCCGCGTTGGCTGATGGTGGGGACATGAGGCGGATCCCGGGGCTGGTCTGGCGCGACGCCGCCGGCACGCATCGCACACCGCCGGCCTATGCCGACTTCGGTCAGACGACCCTGGCGCGCAATCATCTCGACAACGCCCGCTACTTCGCTCAGGGCGGCCAGGCCGGGCTCGAGACCAAGCGCGGCTGCCCGATGACCTGCACCTTCTGCGCCGACCCGCTCAGCAAGGGCACCCGCTGCCGCCTGCGCCCCCCGCAGGCCGTCGCGCAGGAGGCCCGCCACCTGATCGCCCAGGGTGTGGATGCCATTCACCTGTGCGACGCCGAGTTCAACCTGCCCCTCGAGCACGCCAAGGGCGTGTGCCGGGCGGTGGTCGCGGCCGGGCTGGGGGAGCAGTGGCGCTGGTGGGCGTATCTGTCGCCGGTTCCGTTCGATGCGGAGCTAGCCGACCTGCTGGTGCGCTCGGGCTGCGCGGGCGTGAACTTCGGCACCGACGCCGGCGATGCGGAGATGCTCCGCCGCCTGGGTCGCCAGTACGGGCCGGACGATATCCGTGAGACAGCGCGGCTGTGCCGGAGCCAGGGCCTGACCTTCATGTGCGACCTGCTGCTGGGCGGGCCGGGCGAGACGCGCGCGTCCCTCCGCCGCAGCATCGAGCTGATGAAGGAGATCGGGCCCGACTGTGTCGGTGTGTCCTTCGGCATGAGGCTATATGCCGGCACGGCAGTCTCTCGCGCGGTGCTGGCGCAGGGGCTCACGACGGATAACCCGCACCTGCGCGGCCGCGTGGCGGACAACGAGCACATGGCGTGGCCCATCCACTACGTCGAGGCCGGCCTGGGCGAGGATGTCATCCCGCACCTGCGGGACCTGATCGGGGGCGACCGGCGGTTCCTCTTCGGCTGGCCCGATGAGACGCAGGCGGACTACAACTACGATGACAACACCGTGCTGGCCGACGCCATCCGCGACGGGGCGCGGGGAGCGTACTGGGACATCCTGCGGCGGCTGGTGTGAGGGTCTTGTAGGGCGGGTACGGTCCGCCCTGGTTGGTTCGGCGCCTCACCGACTCCCCGAGATCACGTCCAGCACTGCTTTGGCCTTGAATCTAGCGGCGTCATGTACTATAGTAACGCCATACAACCGAATAATGGCAACGACAGGGACGAGTAGCCGCCGAGACTACCCGAGGCGTCCGTGAGGGCGCGGAGCGAGCCGGGATGGTGAGAGC
The sequence above is a segment of the bacterium genome. Coding sequences within it:
- a CDS encoding radical SAM protein — translated: MPATVLLVNPNRMSPPVAPLALEYLAAALEDAGVPFALCDLCFADDPAAALAAAVREHDPRLIAVTMRNSDDCYCATQHSFIPDMQQLLQGLREHSDQPVVLGGAGYSAAPEAILELTGAEYGVVGDGEEALPKLAAALADGGDMRRIPGLVWRDAAGTHRTPPAYADFGQTTLARNHLDNARYFAQGGQAGLETKRGCPMTCTFCADPLSKGTRCRLRPPQAVAQEARHLIAQGVDAIHLCDAEFNLPLEHAKGVCRAVVAAGLGEQWRWWAYLSPVPFDAELADLLVRSGCAGVNFGTDAGDAEMLRRLGRQYGPDDIRETARLCRSQGLTFMCDLLLGGPGETRASLRRSIELMKEIGPDCVGVSFGMRLYAGTAVSRAVLAQGLTTDNPHLRGRVADNEHMAWPIHYVEAGLGEDVIPHLRDLIGGDRRFLFGWPDETQADYNYDDNTVLADAIRDGARGAYWDILRRLV